Within the uncultured Draconibacterium sp. genome, the region TTGCGCGAGCTGGCTTTCCTGAATGCAGGAATCAAATTGAAGATCATTGACAAACGCGTTGTTGAAGAAGACGGATCTTACAAATCTGAAGATTATTTCTCGGAAGAAGGATTGAAAGAATTTGTAGAATTCCTTGACGGAACACGCGAAAAATTAATCGAAGAGGTGGTACATATTACTACCGAAAAGAATGATATACCAGTAGAAATTGCATTACAATACAATACCTCTTTTTCCGAAAACATTCACTCTTACGTGAATAATATCAACACGATTGAAGGAGGTACGCATTTAACAGGTTTCCGACGAGGTTTAACACGTACCCTTAAAAACTATGCCGACCAAAGCGGAATGCTACAGAAGCTGAAATTTGACATCAGTGGAGACGATTTCCGTGAAGGGTTGACAGCAATTATTTCTGTTAAGGTTCAGGAGCCACAGTTTGAAGGTCAGACAAAAACTAAATTGGGTAACTCCGAAGTTAGTTTATCGGTTGACCAAGCTACCAGCGAAGCTTTACAGAATTACCTGGAAGAAAATCCAAAGGCAGCCAAACAAATTGTACAAAAAGTGATTTTGGCAGCTCAGGCCCGTCATGCGGCGCGTAAAGCACGTGAAATGGTGCAGCGTAAAAATGCCCTTTCAGGTGGTGGTTTACCTGGGAAACTGAGCGACTGCTCAGAAAAAGATCCTGCTCAATGTGAAGTATTCCTTGTCGAGGGAGACTCGGCAGGTGGTACAGCCAAACAAGGCCGCGATCGCAGAACACAAGCAATCCTGCCGTTGCGTGGTAAAATTCTGAACGTGGAAAAAGCCATGCAACACAAAATCTTTGAAAACGAAGAGATCAAAAATATTTTCACGGCTCTTGGAGTTACAATTGGTACTGAAGAAGATTCAAAAGCATTAAACCTGGAAAAACTGAGGTACCACAAGATTGTAATCATGACCGATGCCGACGTGGACGGTAGCCACATTGCAACATTGATTATGACTTTCTTTTTCCGTTATATGAACGACCTGATTAAAAACGGACATCTTTATATTGCGGCTCCCCCACTTTATTTAATAAAAAAAGGGAAAAGAGAGTCGTATGCATGGAGCGAAAAACAACGTCTGCAACTTATTGAAGAATGGGCAGACGGTAACGAAAGCGGAGTACACACACAGCGTTACAAAGGTTTGGGAGAGATGAATGCCGAGCAACTTTGGGAAACGACCATGAATCCTGAGCAACGTACATTACAACAGGTAACTATTGATAACGCTGCTGAAGCCGATCATATTTTCTCAATGCTTATGGGCGACGATGTACCACCTCGCCGTAAGTTTATTGAAGACCACGCTACCTACGCAAATATTGATGCGTAACAACAGAAATGAGACATTGAGATTTGAGTAATGAGATAAAAACTCAAGGCACTCAACTCACCATCTCTTTTAAACAAGACTTTTATTTCACTATTATACAACAGAAAAGCCGGGAATCCCCGGTTTTTCTGTCTCAGTACTCAAATCTATTAATCTAAGCATTTAAAAAAATGAAAATCTGTGTCTTCTGCTCATCGAGCAATGCCATAAACGATAAGTACTTCGAAGCCGCACAAAACCTGGGCGAGCTAATTGGTAAAGGCGGCCATAGTTTAATAAATGGTGGTGCCAATGTTGGACTTATGGAAGCAGCTACCATTGCTGCCAGCAAAGCAGGTGCAAAAACGGTGGGTATTATTCCCGAACGGATGATAGGTCGCTCGCTGGCCTCCAACAACTCGCACAAGGTAATAGTTACCAACGACATGATGGAGCGGAAAGCACAAATGCGCGACATGTCGGATGCTTTTATTGCATTGCCGGGAGGTTTTGGTACACTCGAAGAAATACTGGAGGTAATTACGCTTCGGCAACTCTCCTACCACCACAAATCCA harbors:
- the gyrB gene encoding DNA topoisomerase (ATP-hydrolyzing) subunit B — protein: MSEIEKNEVQSNGNGNYGADSIQVLEGLEAVRKRPAMYIGDVNEKGLHHLVYEVVDNSIDEALAGYCNNIEVIIHEDNSITVKDDGRGIPTEKHSKENKSALEVVMTVLHAGGKFDKDSYKVSGGLHGVGVSCVNALSTYLKAEVHRDGKIHVQEYAIGKPKGDVQITGETDKTGTYVTFVPDNSIFLTTEYKYEILAARLRELAFLNAGIKLKIIDKRVVEEDGSYKSEDYFSEEGLKEFVEFLDGTREKLIEEVVHITTEKNDIPVEIALQYNTSFSENIHSYVNNINTIEGGTHLTGFRRGLTRTLKNYADQSGMLQKLKFDISGDDFREGLTAIISVKVQEPQFEGQTKTKLGNSEVSLSVDQATSEALQNYLEENPKAAKQIVQKVILAAQARHAARKAREMVQRKNALSGGGLPGKLSDCSEKDPAQCEVFLVEGDSAGGTAKQGRDRRTQAILPLRGKILNVEKAMQHKIFENEEIKNIFTALGVTIGTEEDSKALNLEKLRYHKIVIMTDADVDGSHIATLIMTFFFRYMNDLIKNGHLYIAAPPLYLIKKGKRESYAWSEKQRLQLIEEWADGNESGVHTQRYKGLGEMNAEQLWETTMNPEQRTLQQVTIDNAAEADHIFSMLMGDDVPPRRKFIEDHATYANIDA
- a CDS encoding TIGR00730 family Rossman fold protein; amino-acid sequence: MKICVFCSSSNAINDKYFEAAQNLGELIGKGGHSLINGGANVGLMEAATIAASKAGAKTVGIIPERMIGRSLASNNSHKVIVTNDMMERKAQMRDMSDAFIALPGGFGTLEEILEVITLRQLSYHHKSIVFVNTNNFFDYLFKQFEVSYVELFAKDIYRQLYFVAETPEEAMEYIENYEEVELDSKWFKVPEK